Proteins co-encoded in one Deltaproteobacteria bacterium genomic window:
- the recO gene encoding DNA repair protein RecO, translating to MGRASFITEGIKLKEHLFRESDVSLLIFTESRGTIRAIAPGLKRSKKRFPGSIRKLCLYEFSLTAGKKDYYVVSGARFLQAFEEIAHNFKAYCAADYILQVIQYFYLENMASSYIYQSLRIFLESLASGKDIISTVKWMEIRVLADSGFLSNVTTCSRCARVFREEEKGYYNRENSHIYCINCRIAGKYIIISKDMRGKVAAALDPECGEFTPFPEHESGSINRITTEVILEKLGFVPRPLIQITRDLKLKGLKTL from the coding sequence ATGGGACGGGCGTCGTTCATTACGGAAGGAATAAAGCTGAAAGAACACCTCTTCAGGGAATCTGACGTGTCCCTTTTGATTTTTACCGAGAGCAGGGGGACAATCAGGGCCATAGCACCCGGGCTGAAAAGGAGCAAAAAGAGATTTCCCGGTTCGATCAGGAAATTATGCCTTTATGAGTTCAGTCTTACCGCGGGCAAAAAAGATTACTACGTGGTGAGCGGAGCCCGTTTCTTACAGGCCTTCGAGGAAATTGCCCACAATTTCAAGGCCTATTGTGCGGCTGACTACATTCTCCAGGTAATTCAATACTTTTATCTCGAAAACATGGCATCCTCCTATATCTATCAATCATTGAGGATCTTTTTGGAGTCCCTGGCCTCTGGAAAGGATATAATTTCGACCGTAAAGTGGATGGAAATCAGAGTGCTTGCTGATTCGGGCTTCCTTTCAAACGTCACAACCTGCTCCCGCTGTGCCCGCGTTTTTCGAGAAGAGGAAAAAGGATATTACAACAGGGAAAACAGCCATATCTACTGCATAAACTGCAGAATAGCAGGAAAATATATAATAATTAGCAAAGACATGAGGGGCAAAGTAGCCGCAGCGCTTGATCCGGAGTGCGGGGAATTCACCCCGTTTCCCGAGCATGAGAGCGGCTCAATAAACAGGATTACCACCGAAGTGATCCTGGAAAAACTCGGCTTCGTTCCCAGGCCTCTCATACAAATTACACGGGATTTGAAACTAAAAGGCTTGAAAACCCTCTAA
- a CDS encoding glycine--tRNA ligase subunit beta produces the protein MSRELFIEVGCEEIPAGFIGPALEAGEKYLEEELRKKRITFSRIQITGSPRRLVFRIKDVGDTQETQEDLVLGPPESVAFDASGKPTKAALGFAASSHLKVEDLKIFETEKGRYLGYQKKEESSTAEELFPDILMGLLPALPFKKSMRWADLDIRFARPVHWIIALYGNKVIDVSFGNTRSSNFTFGHRFLKPDKITINEPSEYVEKLKEAFVIVDFDTRKEIIRKQLKDIESKIGFTWVADESLLETVANLVEYPVTVVGKFEESYLELPKEILVTTMKEHQKYFVFEDESGNLFPGFATVSNIITEDMDVVVRGNEKVLKARLSDADFYYKDDLKEPLIGKKDKLKEVIYQSDLGTYFDKVERVEQLSRKIAEKVDPAKADLAARAAALSKIDLITGVVYEFPELQGIMGRDYALKTGEEKEVAEAVFEHYLPRAARDILPGTGTGAIVSIADKVDTICGCFGVGLVPTGTQDPYALRRQAIGVVNVIIDKGYDLSLSELITWAIKNLEDRIKGEEGAIIADVLEFFRGRLPGVISSGDVDHEIIDAVLNVGFDNVLDARGKVEALSTFKRSESYESLITGFKRAQNITRGAQVADAVSPELFDHDEERDLYRAILEARESVESLVAKKSYGDALEKLASLRKPIDLFFEKVLVMDKDEKRRNNRLALLSELTGLFSWIADFSQSRK, from the coding sequence ATGAGCAGAGAATTATTTATTGAAGTAGGCTGCGAGGAAATTCCGGCAGGCTTTATAGGGCCGGCCCTCGAGGCGGGCGAGAAATATCTCGAGGAAGAGTTGAGAAAGAAGCGGATAACCTTCTCCCGCATACAGATCACCGGCAGCCCGCGGAGGCTGGTGTTCAGGATCAAAGACGTGGGAGATACGCAGGAAACGCAGGAGGATCTCGTTCTCGGCCCCCCGGAAAGTGTCGCTTTCGATGCGTCTGGAAAACCCACGAAGGCAGCGCTGGGATTTGCGGCATCATCCCATCTGAAGGTGGAGGACCTGAAAATATTCGAAACCGAAAAGGGAAGGTATCTCGGGTACCAGAAGAAAGAGGAGTCTTCAACGGCAGAAGAGCTGTTTCCCGATATACTGATGGGGCTCCTTCCCGCCCTGCCGTTTAAAAAGTCCATGAGGTGGGCTGACCTGGATATCAGGTTTGCCCGGCCCGTCCACTGGATCATAGCCCTTTACGGGAATAAGGTCATAGATGTCTCCTTCGGGAACACGAGGTCCTCTAACTTCACCTTCGGGCACAGATTTTTAAAACCTGACAAGATTACCATCAACGAACCCTCGGAGTATGTGGAAAAGCTCAAGGAGGCTTTCGTCATCGTTGATTTCGATACGCGGAAGGAGATAATCAGGAAGCAGCTGAAAGACATAGAAAGCAAGATCGGTTTCACGTGGGTGGCGGATGAGAGTCTCCTGGAAACCGTTGCCAATCTTGTCGAGTATCCCGTGACGGTCGTAGGAAAGTTCGAGGAGTCATACCTGGAGCTGCCCAAGGAGATTCTGGTAACCACCATGAAGGAGCACCAGAAATATTTCGTTTTTGAAGATGAGAGTGGAAATCTATTCCCCGGTTTTGCAACGGTGTCGAACATTATCACAGAAGATATGGACGTGGTGGTCAGAGGGAACGAGAAGGTGCTCAAGGCAAGACTGTCGGATGCGGACTTCTACTACAAAGACGACCTGAAGGAGCCTTTGATCGGCAAGAAGGATAAGCTGAAAGAGGTCATTTACCAGTCCGACCTCGGCACCTATTTCGACAAGGTTGAAAGGGTAGAGCAGCTTTCCAGGAAGATCGCGGAAAAGGTAGATCCCGCAAAGGCGGACCTGGCGGCGAGGGCTGCGGCTCTGTCCAAAATCGACCTCATTACCGGTGTGGTGTACGAGTTTCCCGAGCTCCAGGGAATTATGGGAAGGGACTACGCTCTCAAGACGGGAGAGGAAAAGGAGGTTGCCGAGGCGGTATTTGAGCATTATCTTCCCAGAGCAGCCAGGGACATTCTGCCCGGAACAGGAACCGGTGCGATTGTTTCTATCGCCGACAAAGTCGATACCATCTGTGGTTGTTTCGGGGTTGGCCTGGTGCCGACGGGGACGCAGGACCCTTACGCCCTGAGAAGGCAGGCGATAGGAGTGGTAAACGTCATCATCGACAAAGGCTATGACCTCTCCCTCTCGGAGTTGATCACGTGGGCGATAAAAAACCTCGAGGATCGCATAAAAGGGGAAGAAGGGGCAATCATCGCAGACGTGTTGGAGTTTTTCCGGGGCAGGCTCCCGGGCGTCATATCTTCAGGAGATGTGGACCATGAAATCATCGACGCGGTGCTCAACGTCGGTTTCGACAATGTCCTGGATGCAAGGGGGAAGGTTGAAGCCCTTTCAACCTTCAAGCGGAGCGAGTCGTACGAGTCCCTGATCACCGGCTTTAAGAGAGCTCAGAACATAACGAGGGGAGCTCAGGTTGCAGATGCCGTGTCGCCGGAGCTTTTCGATCACGATGAGGAGAGGGATCTGTACCGGGCTATCCTGGAGGCCAGGGAATCGGTTGAGAGTCTCGTCGCGAAAAAATCATATGGTGACGCCCTGGAAAAGCTGGCTTCGCTGAGAAAGCCAATCGATCTGTTCTTCGAAAAAGTGCTCGTTATGGATAAAGACGAAAAACGAAGAAATAACCGGCTGGCGCTTCTCTCTGAGTTGACGGGACTTTTCAGCTGGATAGCGGATTTTTCTCAATCCAGAAAGTAG
- the glyQ gene encoding glycine--tRNA ligase subunit alpha translates to MNFQDLIIALQEFWARKGCVVQQPYDIEVGAGTFNPATLLRVLGPEPWNVAYVEPSRRPTDGRYGENPNRLQHYYQFQVIMKPSPYNILDLYFESLESFGIDPKKHDIRLVEDDWESPTLGAWGLGWEAWLDGMEITQLTYFQQAGGLDLKPVSFEITYGIERIAMYLQRVDNVFDLQWIGDVTYGDVYHRGEVEFSIYNFEEADVPMHFSLFEMFEKECRRLVEKKLVLPAFDYCLKCSHTFNMLDARGAISVTERTSYIGRVRTLARMCAEGYLGMREELGYPLLNKSFK, encoded by the coding sequence GTGAATTTTCAGGATCTTATCATCGCACTTCAAGAGTTCTGGGCGCGGAAAGGGTGCGTTGTTCAGCAGCCGTATGATATCGAGGTTGGAGCGGGTACCTTCAACCCGGCAACGCTGCTTCGCGTTCTTGGCCCCGAACCTTGGAATGTTGCTTACGTAGAGCCCTCCAGGAGGCCTACCGACGGGAGATATGGTGAAAACCCGAACCGGCTTCAGCACTATTATCAGTTCCAGGTAATCATGAAGCCCTCTCCCTACAACATACTGGATCTCTACTTCGAGAGCCTCGAGTCCTTCGGGATAGACCCGAAAAAACACGACATTCGGCTTGTTGAGGATGACTGGGAGAGCCCGACCCTCGGTGCGTGGGGTCTGGGCTGGGAGGCATGGCTCGATGGGATGGAGATTACCCAGCTGACCTACTTTCAGCAGGCAGGGGGCCTCGACCTCAAACCCGTTTCCTTTGAGATTACCTATGGAATCGAGAGGATCGCAATGTATCTTCAGAGGGTCGACAACGTCTTTGACCTTCAGTGGATAGGAGATGTGACGTATGGCGATGTCTACCACCGCGGAGAGGTGGAGTTTTCGATATACAACTTTGAGGAGGCGGACGTACCGATGCACTTCTCTCTTTTTGAAATGTTTGAAAAGGAGTGCAGGAGGCTCGTGGAGAAAAAGCTGGTTCTCCCGGCTTTCGACTACTGCTTGAAATGTTCCCACACCTTCAACATGCTCGATGCCCGGGGAGCAATTTCGGTAACGGAGCGGACATCCTATATCGGTCGTGTCCGGACCCTGGCGCGTATGTGTGCGGAGGGGTACCTGGGGATGCGGGAAGAGCTTGGATATCCTCTTCTGAACAAATCATTCAAATAA